One genomic segment of Chitinophagales bacterium includes these proteins:
- a CDS encoding pyridoxal-phosphate dependent enzyme — translation MHKVYNNILQTIGDTPLVKLNNITKDFPADVYVKIESVNPGNSVKDRMALRMVEGAEAEGKLKPGGTIVEGTSGNTGMGLALAAIVKGYKCIFVTTDKQSKEKVDILKAVGADVIVCPTDVDSKDPRSYYSVSARIASETPNSFYVNQYDNPYNTIAHYEQTGPEIWKQTDGKITHFVVGVGTGGTISGTGKYLKEQNADVKIYGIDTYGSVLKKFHETGKFDEKEIYPYVTEGIGEDILPKNVDFSVIDYFEKVTDKDGAVMARRLAKEEGIFAGYSAGSAIAGVLQMKDKFKKGDMVVVLLHDHGSRYVGKLFNDEWMRERGWLDSAPTAKSIIEFKKTKGSITVDVNETIDKVFELMKENDISQFPVTKNGEIVGSVSERNILSALLEGSHAKETPVSGVMLQSFPYVGLNDKAKDISKLINKNNTAVLVKDTAGLIHIITEYDLIDAMAR, via the coding sequence ATGCATAAAGTGTACAATAATATATTGCAAACCATAGGCGATACACCCCTTGTTAAACTCAATAATATTACCAAAGATTTTCCGGCAGATGTGTATGTAAAAATAGAATCTGTAAATCCGGGAAATTCTGTAAAAGACCGCATGGCTCTTAGAATGGTAGAAGGAGCCGAAGCCGAGGGCAAGCTAAAGCCCGGTGGCACTATTGTAGAAGGTACCAGCGGCAATACAGGTATGGGACTTGCCTTGGCTGCCATAGTAAAAGGCTATAAATGTATTTTTGTTACTACCGATAAGCAAAGCAAAGAAAAAGTAGATATACTTAAAGCCGTGGGAGCAGATGTTATAGTGTGCCCTACGGATGTAGATTCTAAAGACCCGCGTTCTTATTATTCGGTTTCGGCACGCATTGCATCAGAAACGCCTAATTCTTTTTATGTAAACCAATACGATAATCCGTATAATACCATTGCTCATTATGAGCAAACAGGACCTGAAATTTGGAAACAAACAGACGGAAAAATTACGCATTTTGTAGTAGGTGTGGGTACAGGTGGCACTATTTCCGGAACGGGGAAATATTTAAAAGAGCAAAATGCCGATGTGAAAATTTACGGTATAGATACTTATGGTTCGGTCTTAAAGAAATTTCATGAAACGGGTAAGTTTGATGAGAAAGAGATTTATCCTTATGTAACGGAAGGAATAGGAGAGGACATCTTGCCCAAAAATGTAGATTTTTCGGTAATTGACTACTTTGAAAAAGTAACCGATAAAGACGGAGCCGTAATGGCAAGACGCTTAGCTAAAGAAGAAGGTATTTTTGCCGGATATTCGGCAGGGAGTGCCATAGCAGGCGTACTGCAAATGAAAGATAAATTTAAAAAGGGCGATATGGTGGTTGTTTTATTGCACGACCATGGAAGCCGCTATGTGGGCAAGCTGTTTAATGATGAATGGATGCGAGAGCGTGGCTGGCTGGATAGTGCTCCTACGGCAAAATCTATTATTGAATTTAAGAAAACAAAAGGTTCTATAACTGTAGATGTCAATGAAACCATAGACAAAGTATTTGAACTGATGAAAGAAAATGATATTTCGCAGTTTCCGGTTACTAAAAATGGCGAAATAGTGGGTAGCGTATCGGAAAGAAATATTTTATCTGCTTTGTTAGAAGGTTCACATGCCAAAGAAACGCCAGTAAGTGGTGTTATGTTGCAATCTTTTCCTTATGTGGGTTTAAACGATAAAGCCAAAGATATTTCTAAATTAATCAACAAAAATAATACGGCTGTTTTAGTAAAAGACACCGCAGGGCTAATTCATATTATTACAGAGTATGATTTAATTGATGCTATGGCAAGGTAG
- a CDS encoding META domain-containing protein — translation MMKYLLIGLIILSANNCSQDDNKQNTKKINFVENTQAENKENKLNNLWVLEKMANKNATDFFKNEVPNLEINISENKIMGFSGCNYYFADFITLKEDSFVLKPIAATKKYCIDVPEQAYFKLLQEADSYQLKDTSLILLKDKQELLRFKQN, via the coding sequence ATGATGAAATACTTACTAATAGGATTAATTATACTAAGTGCTAATAACTGTAGCCAAGATGATAATAAACAAAATACTAAAAAGATAAATTTTGTGGAGAATACTCAAGCAGAAAATAAGGAAAACAAGCTAAACAATTTATGGGTTTTAGAAAAAATGGCTAATAAAAACGCTACTGATTTTTTTAAAAATGAAGTGCCTAATTTAGAAATTAATATTAGCGAAAATAAAATAATGGGTTTTAGTGGTTGCAATTATTATTTTGCCGATTTTATTACGCTAAAAGAGGATAGTTTTGTATTAAAACCTATAGCCGCTACTAAAAAATACTGTATAGATGTTCCGGAGCAAGCGTATTTCAAATTACTACAAGAAGCAGATAGTTATCAGCTAAAAGATACATCTTTAATTTTATTAAAAGATAAGCAAGAATTACTAAGGTTTAAGCAGAATTAA
- the pyrR gene encoding bifunctional pyr operon transcriptional regulator/uracil phosphoribosyltransferase PyrR, with protein MNARIILDATKFKLVIDRLCYQLIENHRDFENTVLLGVQPRGTLLASRIFNRIKEISPKNKLQYGKLDVTFYRDDFRKNSEPLRASEMDIPFSLEDKNIILVDDVLYTGRTIRSALEALIDFGRPADVELLVLIDRRLHRHVPIQAKYIGKTIDSITDEKVKVEWSEQGVDDKVWIVDKK; from the coding sequence ATGAACGCACGTATCATTTTAGATGCAACAAAATTTAAACTGGTAATAGACAGATTGTGTTATCAGCTTATTGAAAATCATAGAGATTTTGAAAATACCGTTTTATTGGGCGTTCAGCCAAGAGGTACTTTGCTGGCTTCGCGTATTTTTAACAGAATAAAGGAAATTTCGCCAAAAAATAAGCTACAGTACGGCAAGTTAGACGTAACTTTTTATAGAGATGATTTTAGAAAAAACAGTGAACCACTTCGTGCCAGCGAAATGGATATACCGTTTTCTTTAGAAGATAAAAATATTATATTGGTAGATGACGTGTTATATACGGGCAGAACTATACGCTCGGCTTTAGAAGCACTTATTGATTTTGGGCGACCTGCCGATGTTGAGCTTTTAGTACTTATAGATAGAAGATTGCACAGGCATGTACCTATTCAAGCAAAATATATAGGTAAAACCATAGATTCAATAACAGACGAAAAAGTGAAAGTGGAGTGGAGTGAACAGGGAGTAGATGATAAAGTTTGGATAGTAGATAAAAAATAA
- a CDS encoding aspartate carbamoyltransferase catalytic subunit, with product MSLLSQKHLLGIQNITTEDIHLIFETAKQFKDVLQRPIKKVPSLRDITIANLFFENSTRTRISFELAEKRLSADVINFSASSSSTKKGETLIDTVNNILAMKVDMIVMRHPNPGAHILLSKHINAQIVNAGDGTHEHPTQALLDAYSMQEKLGNLKGKNIVICGDIKHSRVALSNIFCLQKLGAKVRVCGPPTLIPKYISNLGVEVSYNIKESLQWCDVANVLRIQLERQDIKYIPTLREYNLGFGISKKLLDGLNKEIVIMHPGPMNRGVEIDSDVADSEHSIILQQVENGVAIRMAVLYLLAGKKE from the coding sequence ATGAGCTTACTAAGTCAAAAACATCTTTTAGGCATTCAAAATATCACAACAGAGGATATTCATTTAATTTTTGAAACCGCCAAACAATTTAAAGATGTATTGCAAAGACCTATAAAAAAAGTTCCTTCGCTTAGAGATATAACTATTGCCAATTTGTTTTTTGAAAACTCAACACGTACCCGTATTTCTTTTGAGCTGGCAGAAAAAAGACTATCGGCAGATGTTATTAATTTTTCGGCTTCATCTTCATCTACAAAAAAAGGAGAAACCCTAATAGATACAGTTAATAACATACTGGCAATGAAAGTGGATATGATAGTAATGCGTCATCCCAACCCGGGAGCTCATATTTTATTGTCTAAACACATAAATGCACAAATAGTAAATGCGGGCGATGGCACGCATGAACATCCTACACAAGCACTTTTAGATGCTTATAGTATGCAAGAAAAATTGGGCAATTTAAAGGGCAAAAATATAGTAATATGTGGAGATATTAAACATAGCCGTGTAGCATTATCTAATATATTTTGCTTACAAAAATTAGGGGCAAAAGTTAGAGTATGTGGTCCGCCTACATTAATACCCAAATATATTAGCAATCTTGGTGTAGAAGTTTCTTATAATATAAAAGAAAGTTTGCAGTGGTGCGATGTAGCTAATGTATTGCGTATTCAGCTGGAACGCCAAGATATAAAATATATACCTACACTTAGGGAGTACAATTTAGGCTTTGGAATAAGCAAAAAACTGTTAGACGGCTTAAACAAAGAAATAGTAATAATGCATCCGGGACCTATGAATAGGGGTGTAGAAATAGATAGTGATGTTGCCGATTCTGAACATTCTATAATATTGCAACAAGTAGAAAATGGCGTAGCTATACGTATGGCTGTGCTATATTTGCTGGCAGGGAAAAAGGAGTAA
- a CDS encoding GNAT family N-acetyltransferase, with protein sequence MNEITYHEEKNIDKTLLLNLYNNAGWGAYTSNIDELEKAINNSLYVLTAKSNGKLVGLVRTVGDGTTILYIQDILVHTDYKRKGIGTELIKRTLQKYASVRQKVLLTEDTEETRGFYESLGFESCDKGYLVSFVKLENKYDNS encoded by the coding sequence ATGAACGAGATAACTTATCATGAAGAAAAAAATATTGACAAAACTCTATTACTGAATTTATATAATAATGCAGGCTGGGGAGCTTACACCTCAAATATTGATGAATTAGAAAAAGCTATTAATAATTCTCTCTACGTTTTAACAGCTAAAAGCAATGGCAAACTTGTAGGTTTAGTTAGAACCGTTGGAGATGGAACAACAATTTTATATATCCAAGATATTTTAGTTCATACTGATTATAAAAGAAAGGGAATTGGGACAGAGCTAATAAAAAGAACACTACAAAAATATGCTAGTGTAAGGCAAAAAGTTTTACTAACTGAAGATACCGAAGAAACAAGAGGTTTTTATGAATCTTTAGGTTTTGAATCTTGTGATAAAGGATATTTGGTTTCTTTTGTGAAATTAGAAAATAAATATGACAATTCGTAA
- a CDS encoding GNAT family N-acetyltransferase, whose translation MELSEIEKIELEYLKFKDYIEIKDVMISAYTSMPNDYWEEHHIKSLLKKFPEGQVVIKVNGQIAGCALSIVVDYNKFDNNHTYREITANYTFDSHDSNGDMLYGIDVFIKPQYRGLRLGRRLYDYRKELCEKMNLRGITFGGRIPNYHKYANKLSPKEYIDKVKSKEIEDPVLNFQLSNDFHLVRVLKGYLEDDKDSREFAVLLEWDNIYYEKPIKKAASNKKVVRLGLIQWQMRPYESVEALMQQAEYFIDAVSSYRSDFALFPEFFNAPLMAKNNHLSEAEAIRELAKHTEEIVQQFSNFSISYNINIISGSMPEIRDGKLYNVGYLCKRDGTVEHYEKLHITPDEAKVWGMIGGTQLKAFNTDCGKIGVLICYDSEFPELSRLLAEEGMDILFIPFLTDTQNGYSRVRHCAQARAIENECYVAIAGSVGNLPNVHNMDIQFAQSMVFTPCDFAFPTNGIKAEATPNSEMILIADVDIDLLNELHEFGSVRNLKDRRTDIFDLKKRKIKR comes from the coding sequence ATGGAATTGAGCGAAATTGAAAAAATTGAATTAGAGTATTTAAAATTTAAAGACTACATAGAAATTAAAGACGTTATGATTTCGGCATACACTTCTATGCCAAACGATTATTGGGAAGAACATCATATAAAATCTTTACTGAAAAAATTTCCCGAAGGGCAAGTTGTCATTAAAGTAAACGGACAAATAGCGGGCTGTGCTTTATCTATAGTAGTAGATTATAATAAGTTTGACAATAACCACACTTACCGAGAAATTACGGCAAATTACACCTTTGACTCTCACGATTCAAATGGAGATATGCTGTATGGAATAGATGTATTTATTAAACCTCAATACAGAGGCTTAAGATTAGGGCGAAGACTATATGATTATAGAAAAGAGCTATGCGAAAAAATGAATTTAAGGGGCATAACTTTTGGTGGAAGAATACCCAATTATCATAAATATGCCAATAAATTAAGCCCTAAAGAATATATAGATAAAGTAAAAAGTAAGGAAATTGAAGATCCTGTTTTAAATTTTCAATTATCTAACGATTTTCATTTAGTTAGAGTTTTAAAAGGATATTTAGAGGACGATAAAGATTCAAGAGAGTTTGCCGTACTATTAGAATGGGATAATATTTATTATGAAAAACCCATAAAAAAAGCCGCTTCTAATAAAAAAGTAGTGCGTTTAGGCTTAATACAATGGCAAATGAGACCTTACGAAAGCGTGGAGGCACTTATGCAACAAGCTGAATATTTTATAGATGCCGTATCAAGCTATCGTTCTGATTTTGCTTTGTTCCCAGAGTTTTTTAATGCTCCCTTAATGGCTAAAAACAACCATTTATCGGAAGCAGAAGCTATAAGAGAATTAGCAAAACATACCGAAGAAATTGTACAACAATTCTCTAATTTTTCTATTTCGTACAATATCAATATTATTTCTGGAAGTATGCCCGAAATTAGAGATGGAAAACTGTATAATGTAGGCTACTTGTGCAAAAGAGATGGCACAGTAGAACATTACGAAAAGCTACACATTACACCAGACGAAGCAAAAGTGTGGGGTATGATAGGAGGAACACAACTTAAGGCTTTTAATACAGACTGTGGCAAAATAGGAGTACTAATTTGCTATGATTCTGAATTTCCGGAATTAAGCAGATTGCTTGCCGAAGAAGGTATGGATATTTTGTTTATCCCTTTTTTAACAGACACTCAAAATGGCTATTCAAGAGTGCGACACTGTGCCCAAGCACGAGCCATAGAAAACGAATGTTATGTTGCCATAGCCGGTAGTGTGGGCAATCTACCTAATGTACACAATATGGATATTCAGTTTGCTCAATCTATGGTTTTTACGCCCTGCGATTTTGCGTTTCCTACCAATGGCATAAAAGCAGAAGCTACACCAAACTCTGAAATGATATTAATAGCCGATGTAGATATAGATTTATTAAATGAGCTTCACGAATTTGGTAGTGTTAGAAATTTAAAAGATAGACGCACAGATATTTTTGACTTAAAAAAGCGTAAGATTAAGCGATAG
- the purT gene encoding formate-dependent phosphoribosylglycinamide formyltransferase, which translates to MKSNKILLLGSGELGKELVIALKRLGEYIVACDSYAGAPAMQVADEFEVFNMLDGQALDKVVAKHNPKLIVPEIESIRTDRFYDYEKQDYTVVPSAKAANFTMNRKLIRDLAAKDLGLRTAKYHYATTLSAYKKAVEDIGLPCVVKPLMSSSGKGQSIVKTENEIEDSFHYAMEGSRGDLKEIIIEEFVSFHTEITLLTVTQNNGLTLFCPPIQHRQERGDYMESWQPCYVSEKDLKEAQQMAEKVTTALTGAGIWGVEFFIANEGVYFSELSPRPHDTGMVTLAGTQNLSEFELHARTILSLPIPEITLEKAGVSAVILAENESAELPKYEGIAEALKESKTDIRIFGKPSTRKYRRMGVSLVYDNIDTDMNLLRTKAKQQADKVKVV; encoded by the coding sequence ATGAAATCAAACAAAATTTTACTTCTCGGCTCAGGAGAATTAGGAAAAGAATTAGTAATTGCTCTTAAAAGATTAGGCGAATATATAGTAGCATGCGATAGCTATGCAGGAGCTCCCGCTATGCAAGTTGCCGATGAATTTGAAGTATTCAATATGTTAGACGGTCAAGCTTTAGATAAAGTAGTAGCCAAACACAATCCTAAGTTAATTGTGCCAGAAATAGAATCAATACGCACTGACAGGTTTTATGATTACGAAAAGCAAGATTACACTGTAGTACCCAGTGCTAAAGCTGCTAATTTTACAATGAACAGAAAGCTAATAAGAGATTTAGCTGCAAAAGATTTAGGATTAAGAACAGCTAAATACCATTATGCCACTACCCTTTCAGCGTATAAAAAGGCTGTAGAAGATATTGGTTTGCCCTGTGTAGTTAAACCTTTAATGTCAAGCTCTGGAAAAGGGCAAAGTATAGTTAAAACAGAAAACGAAATAGAAGATAGTTTTCATTATGCTATGGAAGGAAGCCGAGGCGATTTAAAAGAAATTATTATAGAAGAGTTCGTTTCTTTTCACACTGAAATTACTTTGTTAACTGTTACTCAAAACAACGGTCTTACATTATTTTGCCCACCGATACAACACCGACAAGAGCGAGGCGACTACATGGAAAGCTGGCAGCCTTGCTACGTTTCTGAAAAAGATTTAAAAGAAGCTCAACAAATGGCAGAAAAAGTAACTACCGCTTTAACAGGAGCAGGTATATGGGGCGTTGAATTTTTTATAGCTAATGAGGGTGTCTATTTCTCTGAACTTTCGCCACGCCCACATGATACAGGAATGGTAACACTTGCCGGCACACAAAATTTAAGCGAATTTGAATTACATGCTCGTACTATTTTAAGCTTGCCTATTCCAGAAATCACTTTAGAAAAAGCCGGAGTAAGTGCTGTAATATTAGCCGAAAACGAAAGTGCTGAATTACCTAAATATGAAGGTATAGCTGAAGCATTAAAGGAGTCTAAAACAGATATTAGAATTTTTGGAAAACCCTCAACCCGAAAATACAGAAGAATGGGCGTTAGCTTGGTTTATGATAATATAGATACAGATATGAATCTATTAAGAACTAAAGCAAAACAACAAGCAGATAAAGTAAAGGTAGTTTAA
- a CDS encoding RNA-binding S4 domain-containing protein yields the protein METFKLKGEYIQLNQLLKVLGWAMSGSEANAIIDDGLVQVNGNTELRRRNKIYSGFKVSFNGETVTVE from the coding sequence ATGGAAACCTTTAAACTAAAAGGAGAATATATACAACTCAACCAACTACTAAAAGTATTAGGCTGGGCAATGAGCGGTAGCGAAGCCAATGCTATAATAGATGATGGCTTAGTACAAGTAAACGGCAATACCGAACTACGCAGACGCAATAAAATTTACAGTGGTTTTAAAGTAAGTTTTAATGGAGAAACGGTAACGGTGGAGTAA
- a CDS encoding transketolase family protein gives MANQLEKYTANDKKDTRSGFGAAMDFLGENNPEVVALCADLTGSLKLENFAEKHPDRFIQAGIAEANMIGMAAGLTIGGKIPFATTFANFATGRVYDQIRQSVAYSGKNVKIAASHAGVTLGEDGATHQILEDIGLMQMLPGMTVINPCDYNQTYLATLATAKHQGPVYLRFGRPKVANFTAMDANFEIGKGIVLNEGTDVSIIATGHLVWESIEAARQLEKEGISCEIINIHTIKPLDNELILKTAKKTGKVVVAEEHQRLGGLGSAVAELLAEKQPTSMRFVAVNDKFGESGTPTQLMEKYGIDSHAVIKAVKELV, from the coding sequence ATGGCAAATCAATTAGAAAAATATACGGCAAACGATAAAAAAGATACCCGTTCGGGCTTTGGAGCAGCAATGGACTTTTTGGGAGAAAACAATCCCGAAGTTGTAGCACTTTGTGCCGATTTAACAGGTTCATTAAAATTAGAAAATTTTGCAGAAAAACATCCCGATAGATTTATACAAGCAGGTATAGCAGAAGCCAATATGATAGGCATGGCAGCAGGTTTAACTATTGGTGGTAAAATTCCATTTGCTACCACATTTGCTAATTTTGCTACAGGGCGTGTTTATGACCAAATACGCCAAAGCGTAGCATATTCAGGCAAAAATGTAAAAATAGCCGCCTCGCACGCTGGTGTTACTTTAGGCGAAGATGGAGCTACACATCAAATATTAGAAGATATTGGCTTAATGCAAATGCTACCCGGTATGACCGTAATTAATCCCTGCGATTATAACCAAACCTACTTAGCCACTTTGGCTACGGCAAAACATCAAGGACCTGTTTATTTGCGTTTTGGGCGACCAAAAGTGGCAAATTTTACTGCTATGGATGCCAATTTTGAAATAGGCAAAGGTATAGTTCTTAATGAAGGTACGGATGTAAGTATAATTGCCACAGGGCATTTGGTATGGGAAAGCATAGAAGCTGCTCGCCAACTTGAAAAAGAAGGTATCAGTTGCGAAATAATAAACATACACACTATTAAACCTTTAGATAATGAATTAATACTAAAAACAGCTAAGAAAACAGGAAAAGTGGTAGTAGCAGAAGAGCATCAAAGATTGGGAGGCTTAGGAAGTGCCGTAGCAGAGCTATTGGCAGAAAAACAACCAACATCTATGCGTTTTGTAGCCGTAAATGATAAGTTTGGAGAAAGTGGCACGCCTACTCAACTAATGGAAAAATATGGTATAGACAGCCATGCAGTTATAAAAGCTGTAAAAGAATTAGTATAA
- a CDS encoding transketolase: MPNIQQLKDTATQVRRDILRMVHAVNSGHPGGSLGCTEFFVALYYKIMKHNTHFNMNGKNEDIFFLSNGHISPVFYSVLARSGYFPINELNTFRKLNSRLQGHPTTHEGLPGIRMASGSLGQGMSVAIGAALAKKLNKDTNLIYSLHGDGELQEGQIWEAAMFASANKVDNYIATIDLNRQQIDGSTKEVLDLGSVRAKFEAFGWEVMEIQKGNDMQAVIDGLEKAKTLTGKGKPVCVIMHTEMGYGVDFMQGTHHWHGKAPNDEQLENALSQLPETLGDY; this comes from the coding sequence ATGCCCAATATACAACAACTAAAAGATACCGCCACGCAAGTAAGGAGAGATATTTTGCGTATGGTTCATGCTGTAAATAGCGGACATCCGGGAGGAAGCCTTGGTTGCACCGAGTTTTTTGTAGCTCTCTATTACAAAATAATGAAACACAATACCCATTTCAATATGAACGGGAAAAACGAAGATATTTTCTTTTTATCTAACGGACATATCTCTCCCGTTTTTTATAGTGTACTGGCTCGCAGTGGCTATTTCCCTATAAATGAACTAAACACTTTTAGAAAATTAAATTCTCGCCTACAAGGTCATCCTACCACACACGAAGGATTGCCCGGCATACGCATGGCTTCCGGAAGCTTAGGACAAGGAATGAGTGTAGCTATAGGTGCTGCTTTAGCTAAAAAATTAAATAAGGATACTAATCTTATCTATTCTCTTCATGGCGATGGAGAACTACAAGAAGGTCAAATATGGGAAGCTGCTATGTTTGCTTCAGCTAATAAAGTAGATAACTACATTGCTACCATAGATTTAAACCGCCAGCAAATAGACGGTTCCACTAAAGAAGTGTTAGACTTAGGCAGTGTACGTGCAAAATTTGAAGCTTTTGGCTGGGAAGTAATGGAAATACAAAAAGGCAATGATATGCAAGCCGTTATAGATGGTTTAGAAAAAGCCAAAACGCTAACAGGAAAAGGAAAGCCCGTATGCGTAATAATGCACACAGAAATGGGCTATGGAGTAGATTTTATGCAAGGCACACACCATTGGCACGGTAAAGCTCCTAATGATGAGCAATTAGAAAATGCTTTAAGTCAACTACCCGAAACTTTAGGCGATTATTAA